The Pochonia chlamydosporia 170 chromosome 1, whole genome shotgun sequence genome window below encodes:
- a CDS encoding DENN (AEX-3) domain-containing protein (similar to Coccidioides immitis RS XP_001246474.1) has protein sequence MAPSLNTHSSFTRPRTGDRDGRPSTRDQAGADMLIPSRTSSLHSRITQPIPSTLNVKPQQRTPKTLTHAYMVCGVGREPSQWVKAPAPTQGKIGHMKGAVGQFWLPEILGSSPRLEQDNEIARALHAAMRACFPHDVEICTGRSQPHCVHHAFVLQQDSSHTLYGICLRVWSRADEKRAETIRDLRKRTESDFYDNPDETYWIPYCLSFLSRYPLYNLLGDYLRGMWIHWNKATNLFHAEEVSRILSFPAPRLNDLVRIDMKDYALCYQFPSSPTGFQNFSMWPLFNCLSIPNIVGVIEAAISPTRRIIFVSHYAAMLTIAAETVRYCVRVYEWSGLYVPVVHARHAQELVQEPGPYILGVTAECRSLFTAPTDALVVDLDRNFVLTSSPPTALTPGQRNKFVTRLTQALNGDVTPAGVPHHLRSAYGGGKLVPAGQIIVMRGEVESIQDPEWWNQDPVMAVMDHVCEKMGRNTGIKAVFGGSVKKPLMTKVSMRHLNEIVRERNQYSRDALEAWQDFINLKGRMDTELSKVNKRNNYLVEELESWKQQFLKFQAFAEQLTKETQDLKVKIETHKRENRRLTGLIDQQKDDNARMSVRLTGTEKQRDDALEALVLQQEIAEELERERKRNKKELAQLSHTNVTLVRQRDEARRVVMHLQSLIGGQSHHMEHLIHSLTKPDELAAEIEAGFDSDEQESSDAASGDDVASQLKSKRSSKRISAASFADVADRHLKDKTDAIAHIVRNIADQCQAAVESLQLAHDAEYRSSRRHSGLSNAQSEDGNDDRSVATSDNGEERRLQPGRTSSIPPTPDLIPNRSSTAMSFASATTTPERSSQQYSLKDEIPTKIVEDDEEDFEEHRSEGGAASNENGVVAKHAESLLHRPSGARISALGGTGTR, from the exons ATGGCTCCATCGCTGAATACCCATTCGTCCTTTACCCGTCCTCGGACTGGTGACCGTGATGGCCGGCCCAGCACGCGCGACCAGGCCGGTGCCGATATGCTTATTCCCAGCCGTACTTCCTCGCTGCACTCTCGCATCACGCAGCCGATTCCTTCGACTCTGAATGTAAAGCCGCAGCAGCGAACTCCCAAGACGCTTACACATGCCTACATGGTCTGCGGCGTTGGTCGCGAGCCTTCGCAATGGGTCAAGGCTCCTGCTCCAACTCAGGGCAAGATTGGCCACATGAAGGGTGCCGTTGGGCAGTTCTGGCTTCCCGAGATTTTGGGCAGCAGCCCTCGACTTGAACAGGACAATGAAATTGCCCGAGCACTTCATGCGGCTATGAGG GCTTGCTTTCCCCATGATGTTGAGATTTGCACTGGCAGAAGCCAACCACATTGCGTCCACCATGCTTTTGTGCTTCAACAAGACTCTTCTCACACCTTGTACGGCATCTGTCTTCGCGTCTGGTCTCGAGCCGACGAGAAGAGGGCCGAAACCATTCGCGATCTGCGCAAGAGAACCGAGTCCGACTTTTATGACAACCCGGATGAGACCTACTGGATCCCTTATTGCCTGTCTTTTCTCTCTCGATATCCCCTGTACAACCTTCTTGGTGACTATCTACGTGGCATGTGGATTCACTGGAACAAGGCTACCAACCTGTTCCATGCTGAGGAGGTCTCGCGAATTCTGAGCTTCCCTGCTCCCAGATTGAACGACTTGGTTCGCATTGATATGAAGGATTATGCTCTCTGCTACCAGTttccgtcttctccaacggGATTCCAGAACTTTTCCATGTGGCCGCTTTTCAACTGCTTGTCCATCCCCAACATTGTTGGCGTCATTGAGGCAGCTATTTCTCCTACACGACGAATCATCTTTGTGAGCCACTATGCCGCTATGCTCACCATTGCTGCCGAAACCGTTCGATACTGTGTTCGAGTTTATGAGTGGAGCGGTCTTTACGTACCCGTTGTGCACGCCCGCCACGCGCAGGAACTTGTCCAGGAACCCGGTCCCTACATCCTCGGTGTCACTGCTGAATGCCGATCTCTCTTCACAGCGCCTACCGATGCCCTggttgttgaccttgaccgAAACTTTGTTCTCACTTCGAGCCCGCCAACTGCTCTTACGCCTGGCCAGCGCAACAAATTTGTCACTCGCCTCACACAAGCTCTCAATGGCGATGTTACTCCTGCTGGCGTTCCTCACCATCTGCGATCTGCCTATGGTGGTGGTAAACTGGTCCCCGCCGGCCAGATTATTGTCATGCGTGGCGAGGTCGAGTCTATCCAGGACCCCGAGTGGTGGAATCAAGACCCGGTTATGGCGGTCATGGACCACGTTTGTGAGAAGATGGGTCGCAATACCGGTATTAAGGCCGTGTTTGGCGGCTCCGTCAAGAAGCCTCTTATGACCAAGGTCTCGATGAGACACCTGAATGAGATTGTTCGTGAGCGGAACCAGTACTCCCGTGACGCTCTTGAGGCCTGGCAGgacttcatcaacctcaagGGCCGCATGGACACGGAACtcagcaaggtcaacaagaGAAATAACTACCTTGTCGAGGAACTCGAAAGCTGGAAGCAGCAATTCCTCAAATTCCAAGCCTTTGCTGAGCAGCTCACCAAAGAGACCCAGGatctcaaagtcaagatCGAGACTCATAAGAGAGAGAATCGTCGTCTTACTGGTCTCATTGACCAACAAAAGGATGACAACGCTCGTATGTCGGTTCGCCTCACGGGCACCGAGAAGCAGCGTGACGATGCTCTCGAGGCTCTGGTTCTTCAGCAGGAGATTGCCGAAGAACTTGAGCgcgagaggaagagaaacaaGAAGGAGCTTGCTCAGCTCAGCCATACCAACGTCACCCTCGTGCGACAGCGCGATGAGGCTCGTCGTGTGGTGATGCACCTGCAGAGCTTGATTGGCGGGCAGAGCCATCACATGGAGCATCTCATTCACTCCCTCACCAAGCCTGATGAGCTGGCTGCTGAGATTGAAGCCGGCTTTGACAGCGATGAGCAGGAAAGCTCTGACGCCGCCTCTGGTGATGATGTAGCCAGCCAACTCAAGTCCAAGCGCAGCAGCAAGCGAATCTCGGCCGCCAGCTTTGCTGATGTCGCTGACCGCCacctcaaggacaagacggACGCAATTGCCCACATCGTGCGCAATATTGCCGACCAATGCCAGGCTGCCGTGGAGAGCTTGCAGCTGGCTCACGACGCTGAGTACCGATCAAGTCGACGTCACAGTGGCCTCTCCAACGCCCAgagtgaagatggcaacgaCGACCGCTCTGTGGCGACGTCAGACAATGGCGAGGAGAGACGCCTTCAGCCTGGACGCACATCCAGCATTCCCCCTACCCCGGATCTGATCCCCAACCGCAG